The following is a genomic window from Rutidosis leptorrhynchoides isolate AG116_Rl617_1_P2 chromosome 8, CSIRO_AGI_Rlap_v1, whole genome shotgun sequence.
tataaagacctttgtaacttgattgagtacatttctttgggttttgcattggttgcttctgataccttaaatccttcaggtatcttcatatatatatcactatcaagtgattcataaagataagcagtcacaacatctatgagatgcatttctaaatttttagaaactgccaggctgattaagtatctaaaagtaattgcatccataacaggagaataagtttcctcataatcaattcctggtctttgagaaaaaccttgagctacaagtctagctttataccttgtaacttcatttttctcatttctttttcgcacaaaaatccatctatatcccacaggtttcacatctttaggtgtgagaatgatagatccgaaaacttttcttttattgagcgattcaaattcagctcgtattgctcctttccaatgatctcaatcatgtctattttgacattctatgacagattttggttctggatcatcatcatcattcatgatgtcatatgcaacattatatgaaaatatctcatcaagatttttcatttcatttcggttccataatatttttgaatgtgcataattgattgaaaattctgtattgacatcatcaatctcctctacagaaggagtattgatttgtagttcttcttgaacactttcttttacctcattatcagctgattttctttttcgaggatttttatctttggaaccaattggtctcccacgtttctggcgtggcaaagactcaagaatgacattattgccagtttttggaatttcaattcgagctggagcatttgctgctggtatatatgatttagtcactctttttgtatctgtaaatgcatcaggcaatttattcgcaagttcttgcatatgcattattttttgaacttcggtctcgcattcttttgtgcgaggatcaagatacattaattgaggttcacaccatgaaacatcagtttctttattttttatttctccccctaatctagggaataatatttcattaaagtgacaatcagcaaaacgtgctgtaaaaacatcacccgtcatgggttcaatatatcttattattgaagatgtttcatatccaacatatattctcatccttctttgaggacccattttagtgcattgtggtggtgcgatagggacataaaccgcacaaccaaatgttctaaggtgggaaatatttggctgatggccaaaagcaagttgcaagggagaatatgtatgacttgcgcttggtctaatgcgaatcaatgttgcagcatgcaaaattgcatgaccccatacagatactgggagttttgttctcattatcaatggtctagctattagctgcaatcgtttaattaatgattcagctaaaccattttgtgtatgcacatgggcaacaggatgttcaacaataatcccaatagacatgcaaaagttattaaatgcttgagacgtaaactcaccggcattatctagtctcacccttttaatagtataatcagggaaatgtgctctcaatttaataatttgagcaagaaattttgcaaatgccatatttcgacttgataacagacaaacatgagaccatctactagatgcgtctattagaactataaaatatctaaatggtccacatggtggatgaattggtccacatatatcaccttgaattctttcaagaaacattggtgattctttttcaaccttaagaggtgatggtcttattatcaactttccaagtaagcatgatgtacatgggataagtgcatcatgagggatcctttgatccgccaatggatgtccatgtgtattttgtattattcttttcatcattgttgatcctgggtggcctaatctctcatgccacaaactgatcattacaggatcacatgatttttctttaactaccacatttacttcaggtacatttatatgtgtataatgtaaaccagaatgaagtcttggtagtttttcaattacatgattcttatcagtgatacttaaatatttttcattttctgttgtcactgactgataatcatatccattttggtatatgtcagagaaacttaacaaatttctctttgacattggagaaaataaggcattatttatcagaaaattcgtaccatttggtaacatgaattttgcctttcccattccttttattaagtccacaggacctgatatagtatgtatagttccttccgttgctttcaagtctgtgaaatattttttagatttgagtatggtgtgagtggcaccactgtctgcaatacaaatatctccaccatttaactgattttttactccagcagtatacatcatgaacttcaaaaaaaatatgagaaacaaataatgagtacataattcatcaatatattacattcaaaacatgttacaaacgatagcacataataaggaaatatgtagtaaactagatatggtgtagattgaaaatctacaaccatttatttaacgggaacatataataggatatatatatatatatatatatatatatatatatatatatatatatatatatatatatatatatatatatatatatatatatatatatatatatatatatatatatatatatatatatatatattagaaatttttcattaaagtagtcacaagttggctcagtgatttttgtatcaaggtcatccacaagatttgcttcttttcgtttttcctttagggattcttgataccgattaacagaattctgatttgttcggcagtttttagaccagtggccaattgtaccacatcggtaacaaaaatcttcaacattctttgaagagccttcttcaacattatgatttgtgggattgtatggtgtttgaattttataattttgtggattattatttctttgtccacgaccacgaccaccaccacgaccattaccataagggtgatttcgaacatagttatgatttttattattgttatggtaatttccatgatgatggttttggccaatatggccacgaccttgtccacgccctcgttcatgtgcatttcttcttttattattattattgttaatagcattagcttcaggaaatgctagcgcaccggtaggatgagattcttgatttttcatcagtaattctttattaacttctgcaactaagagataagtttgaagtttggaaaaagttttataattctgcaatcttaaattttcttgcacagttatgtttgcagaatgcattgtggagaaagttttctccatcatatcagcatcacttatttcttgaccacagaattgaagctttgaacggatcttgaacatggtcgagctgtattcacttacctttttgaaatcttggaaccttagatttctccatttttccctcgcagctgggagtaatatttccttttgattatcgaatctactcttgatactttcccataaaacatgtggatctttgatagtgagaaacatatgttttaaagtggtatcaatatgtttgcgaataaaagcaattgattttaatttatcttgatcggaacaagtattattttcttttaaagtttctagaatacccaatgatccaagatttatttctacgtccataacccatgatgtgtagtttgttcccgatacgtctaaggcatcaaactcaagctttgataagaatgacattttctattttcagaaagatgaacaacataaatcataatcataatcataatcataatcaatttttttttaaatagacaaataacaacatgaaattagaattagtttagattcataagtagcaaacaaaggaataatggtatgattacaaataataaaaccataagggaaggatagaatataggttcatattatattattaataatattattataatatatattattataatatatttttcttattttaacttttaagatttacttttaataaaatacaaactactttttcttattttaacttttaagatttacttttaataaaaatacaaactacttttcttattttaacttttaagttttacttttaataaaaatacaaactacttttcttattttaacttttaaaatttacttttaataaaaatacaaactactttttttttattttaacttttaagattataaatttaagaataaacattagtatgcatgaaataaataatgattaattgcataagtaatcataaatgttagataacatataaagacctcatcgtattcgtattgatcggaattaatctcgacccatggtaccgtgttgtcaaatgacgtgttgcgtacataaagtaccgtgttgtcaaatgacgtgttgcgtacaatcatgaggtcttattaacataaatataaatgttagtgaagttaataagagttagattacagaaaatataattcaggcggtataaccgaccatatataacttaaataacataaatataaatgttagtgaagttaataagagttagattacagaaaatataattcaggcggtataaccgaccatatataacttaaataacataaatataaatgttagtgaagttaataaaaattAGATAAtatcttaccttgattagtgacgtgtgcttgcttagataaaccttgattatacggagcacttcgtgctgataacgtgttataattcagtaggcttataactacctttagtggcctagttcttgactgtagactaataagtatatagagagaatatgagagaatatatttagtgtgtattttataaactcataacacacatatttatactcaaaaaatctactatacaatatctataataataataataataaaattaacatccaatttaacttttttaacattattattattattattattatttagagaaaATGGCAAATACTCTATAATTGGTCTAAAATAGTCTTTTCAcagttttcttttttttctttttttttatttaaacaattTTTTAGAGAGCTTAAGTAATTTGTATCACATATACATAATAACGAAATTAAAAGTAGAGTACTTATTAGTAATGTGATGTGTTCACAACGTTTACTCAGGATCGAGTCCTgattgtttattttttattttttattttttaaccatacgatttttttgaaaaatttttaTTGTGTCCCCTTCTAATTTTTTTTTCCTAATTTTGATCTTTAACTTTCACACTCCATTTAATGTTTTGTTTTAAGCCCtccaactttttatatttttagttcTTCCATCAGTTTTTTTCACAACTTTTTTTTCGTTTCTTtacaattttttttccttttctctaCGATTACGAGTAGCTCTACCCTTCACCATCTTGTGAAAATAACTCGTGTTGCTATCACCCTCCTTCAACCAAGTAATCTTCGATTTTTGTTTCAGCTGCCGCTCCTCTTCTAATAAAGCCACATTAAATTCCTTAAACTTTAACATTGCATTATCACGAATCTGAGCAGAATTGGGGGTTTGAGTCCAGCGCAATCTCGGCAGGATCAAGCTCCTCTCTAAGGGTAACAACCTTTTGGTGAATGTTACCCTTACTCCACATAAGTTTACGCATTGGTTTTTTTAAGTTACTTAACTTTTCACCAAACGAAACATGTTGTATCCTTGAACCTCCATGGGCCAACCCTCCTTAACACACTTTCCGAAATCTTCATGATCAACAATGTAACTACTAAATCGAAAAATTTTAGGATGATTTACTTCACTACTCGGAATCTTAAGGACTACTAGATTATGATCCGATATACGGTATGGTTGAAATAACGCTTATGCATTCGTATCTTCATATAGAAAAGCATCATTTACCATAACTCGGTCAATCTTCTTTAACATACCATTATCAACGTTAGGGTTTTGATTCCAAGTAAACCGAAGGCCCATTTGGTTAATATCAACCACTTGAATGTTATTTATAGATTAAATTGAACTCCCGCATAGCGATTGTAACTCTAGAATCTAGATCCTCCAGTCAATGTATCATCAAGGAATAAAGATGCGTTAAAATCGCCCATCAAAACACACGGATGACTTCCAATAAACCCTTTATGCCTCTCCAAATCCTGCCATAATTCACGACGAGTGATGTAATAATTAAGCAAAAATTATGTTCAGACACAAACTTTTAAAAAAACAAAGTAGCCCAACCTATTCAAAAGAATAAATGCTCATCAATCATTCAattattgtattttgtatttttgtacTATTGTATttgtattattgtattatattataaAGAGGATAGATAGATTACAGATTATTATTTAGAAAGTAGCATACTGTGATGATCTATTTCACTTAAATTTTACTGGCTAGGGGGACCATCTGCTATTTCACCATCCGCTAAACGGCACTTGATACCAAATGATACCAGCCAATTTCTTCCATACCAAAAATCATTGTGATCATACATCAAACCATATTATAAAACCAAATGTATTGTAACATAACAATCACCATGAGTTGCTTATAGTCTATAATTCTCAAAGCAATAACACAAGTCTCCATTTAGAACAAGAGAACAATTAACAGATACAAATAGATACCAAAACCGTTCAAACAAACAGGTTAGGTCTTGAAGCCTTGTATGTGGTCTTGAGTTTTCTAGTTGGGGGTCTAACTTTCTTGAACACCAATGGGAACTTGATTTTGGAGTTGTGGAATTGTTTTGTAGACTCTCTCTTGCAAAGCTTTGCTGGAATGGTTGCAGTCTTGATGACCTGGATGCAATGGTGACGGACCCTGTGACGAGAAGCCATCtcggtgtacatctgctcaattgACCCGTTCAAAGTTGTATCTCTGTACTCCTTGTACATGTTGTGGTACCCGGTTCTAGATTGGTACCTCAACCAAATGCCGTAGTTCTTGATTGTTGTCGGGTTTTTCTCAAAAATCTACAAAACCAAAACAAGAAATGAGATTGTATCAAACATCAACCAAACAACTAATTAATAAGAACGCAATTATTGGCATCTTGGTAAACATTTTCAAATTTTTACAGTTAAAAACCCAAAGCCTAGTATTTGCATTGCTAGTGAACATACCTTTTTTAAACTAAATTTAGATGAGATTAAACAACGAAAGAAAAAAATCATATGCAACTTAACATCACGTTAATCATTTATTTCAGTTCGGAAAAAAGTGACAACAGTTAGTGGAGGGCGGATCTAGGAATCGAAGTAACGGGTGTCAATAGTTAAAAGCTCAAAAAAATGTGCACTTTCCAGATGGTGTCACAAAATAAAATGTACACTATCCAGTGGTGTCACTAGTAAAAAATCCAAAAAAATTTCCACTATATTGCGTATTTCAATAATAGCCCGTGCTACCACTGGTACTAATGTAAATCTGCCCCTGACAACAGTGACACACCAACCGTGATAACAATCATCATCTTAAAATTAACCATAAAAAATATTGCAATCCCGACAACTCAAACTAAACATAACAAATTACTAGCACAAAAACAACGGAAGATGTTAGTTCAAAACCAGACTAACAATATTATATTTCTGTTAAATTGTATATTTATTGTTGAAGTTAAACTTTATGTCCATGTACCTAACTATAAAACATCTCACAGAATGAGCATTTTAATACTAaggtcaaaattttaaaatttgaggcATCTAAAAGCACATATAATAAGTAGGATTCTAGTTTATTAGATCAATTCTGATCATATTTAGCAATTTTATCTCAAAAGCAATTATACATTACATTTTACATTTATATAAATCTGCAATTCACATCTATAGCAGGAACAAATAATACGAATATATGCAAGCATTGTAAGTACAATTAACCTCATTAATAGCAAGCATCTGACCATTGCTCTTCTTGACCTTCTTTAACTTCCTCAAAAAATACCTAAAACAATTTCAAACAACATTAATTAATTACTCCATAAATCAAATaatcaaaatatcatacacataagtgACGTCAGCAATGAATAATACGTACCAGAATTTGCTTTTAGCACGGACTTCATTTGTGGCCCAAAGCTTCATACGATAAATCTTCGGATGCTCATCTGTTTCAGTTGGTAGAGCTCTTCCTACAACCTGAAACTGATGAAACTGCAAACACAAATATTTTACAATGCGATACAGAACAGTGTGATTTACTTAATTCGTGAATGATAAAATTGAAATTTCAATTGAAAAATCAAGATGCATGTGTAGGATAACGATACCTTGTAGCTCATTTTTGGAATCTGGTGGTGACCGATCTTCGCGCAAACTACTGTGTTTGAGGCGACGATGAATATGAATCTAGGGTTTATAGTTTGTTGTTGGATTACATGGCGTTAGAAATATCTGTGGGCTGGCCCATTTTAGAGAAAGCACTTTTTATGAACTGTTTTTGGGCTTGCAAAGCTAATGTAGCGCTTTACAAAATTAAGCAATTAAGTGGACACATATTATCTAAACATATAGCAACACAAACGAGAACAACACAAATATAAAACAAATCCATGAAATTAGAGAAGTATCGCTTTCCCATCTAAATGCATGCATAAATAATTTTAGTAGATATTGTCCGCTTTGACCTCCGGCTTACCTATCATTTAGCCATTCACAGTCTCACAGTTTTGCTTTTCAAAATGCGTCTACAAGTGGAGGTATCCACACCCTCCCTTATAAAGGGTGTTTCGTTttcctcccccaccgatgtgggacaaggATGTAGACTAAAGATAACAACAAAATAAGTGGGTCCCATGAAGGATCATTAATGTAACATTGTGTAACGTGTCATTGTAATTATTGTATGTAAATACGTGTGATTAGTGTGCTGGCCATGTGGGCCATAGGAACCAATAATGTAAGATAACGTGTATGGTTTACGTTTAAAGTTAAATAAGTGCGCGGGCCACAGCAATAATGTAAACGATCAATAATGTAAACGATCGTAGTGCGTGGGTCCCAGAGCATCTGTAAATAGTGTCATGGCTCGACTATAAAAGGAAGCCTTTGTTTTAGTTTGTACTCAGGTTAAGTTTGATAATAAACCTCACTGGTTTCTTTCTGTTGAATCTTTTAGATTCTGAATAGCAGAGCCCCCGTCGTTGAGTCCTAACCgattctgaatagcgacacctATCTAAGCATTATATATTCGTTGTTTAAAAGCACAGTTTAAATATAACCCATCAAACATATATTCATTGTTTAAAAGCACATTGAATATAAACCTTTATATATCAATCACTATAACAATCACTCATTCACGTATCAAGATTAACAAAGTTAGGCACATGCCAATAATAGAAGCAAAGTTAGGCAACCATCGTTTTCATTATTCATTCATGAATTCATACGCATCTTCCATATTTAAATCTAGTAAAATCTAATCGGATCCTCACGATCTAGATTAAACTAAACGTAATTCAATTCCGCACTAAGTTGAAACGTTGATTTGATCCGGGTATCAGAGCTAGCAGCACGATTCAAGAAAAGCTGTTGCACCTTCAGAATTCTGCATCAAAAGCAATCAAGAAAAAACACTCAGGTATGCTTACAAACTCAAAACTTGAAATATGAGTAATATTGAAGAACAAGTTGAAACTTTAACCAAACTAATGGCAGCTTTAGATATACCTGAAACAAACGAAGAAGCAGATATAATATTTGATTATAGTTTAGAAGAAGAAAATCCTTATACATAATATAATTTTGCTCAAAAACGGAAAAAATCTGATATTGAAGAAGAAAATTTAAGACAATTTGATTATAAGCCGCCTTCACCAACTGAAAATTATTTATATCAACAAAATATGATAAGAAGTAAAATGAATAAATGGGAACAAATACCACCACAGTACATACCTAAAGTACCTATAATAAATACTAGCGATGAAATTTTAAATATTGACTGTGAAACGAATATAGAAGAAAGAATACAAGATTGGTATAACCAAATGAGCGCACAAATTCAACTAACTAATGAACTAAAAGAACTCTCACCCATAGAATTGCTAAACTTTATAATTCATAAAACTTCAGGAAATGTCTTTAGATATTTAGAATCTTGGACTGTTGAAGAAAGAGCTATGGTAGCATCAATCGATGTTATAACAACATTTGAAAGTATCGTAGGAAAAATTGTCCAAGAATTTACGGGAAGGAATCCTAAAGTTGAGGTTTCTAATGAATTATTTAGAGAAATAGCTTTTTGGCATATAACTAATTTAAAAATATACAATATGTACTACCTAGAACCTTTCATATGTGAATTCTCTGAGCAATATTACAAATTAAGTGCCTCACAAAAGAAAATAGCACTAGATATGTTTTTTAACAAATTACCTGAATCAGTTGCCACAAGAATTAAAGATGACTACAACATTAGAGATAAGTCAAAAATTGAAGATAGTCTAGGAGCACGCATTACTGAAGTAAAAACCTGGATGAAAAGTGAATGTTTAATTAAAAGAAAAAGCCAGAAGAGAAGCGCATGTAAAACTCTATTGTAAAATTTAAAGTAACCAAGTTGGAAGATATGGCTGTGAGAAGCCTAAAAATGGAAAAAGAAACCATATAAATCTAGGTATAAGAAATCTTATAAAAATGATGAACAAGGGTATTTTAGAAATAAAAATCATCACAGACAAAAATATCCGAAACAAGAAGATTCTAAAGAGCAATATTGTCCATCTAAGAAAAAAGACTGCAGATGCTGGCTATGCCATGAAATAGGACATTACGCTAATAATTGTCCAAAAAGGGGAGAAAAAAGAGAAACAGAAATATTAAAAATCGCTTATGACCTAGGATACGAACCTTTAGAAGATTCTGAGATAGACTCTGATATAGAAATCTATGCATACACTAGTGACgatgaaaagaaaagaaataaatccaaattgacaggcatgcataccatttcataatatctactatccaactataattaacttaataataatcttgatgaactcagtgactcgaatgcaacgtctttcgaaatatgccatgaatgactccaagtaatatctttaaaatgagcaaatgcacagcggaagatttctttaacacctgagaataaacatgctttaaagtgtcaaccaaaaggttggtgagttcattagtttatcgtaatcaatctttttcataattttaatagaccacaagatttcaaatttttcgtatatatacatctcatatcaggcatttcgcaagctgcatagagataaaaatcattcatatggtgaacacctggtaaccgaccttaacaagatgcatatagaatatccccatcattccgggacacccatcggacatgataaactcgaagtactaaagcattccaaattccagaatgggggttgttagttcccgtagatctacctttaggattcgcgtcaattaggggccagttccctaattcttaggctaccaagctaaaaggggcatattcgatttcgatcattcaaccatagaatgtagtttcaattacttgtgtctattttgtcaagcatttataaaaatttcgtatgtattctcagcccaaaaatgtaaagggtaaaaaggcaaatgaaactcacctattgtatttcgtagtaaaaatacatatagcgtcattgaacaagtgtaaggttgacctcggattcacgaacctatattaattatatatatttatatgttggtcaatatttgtctaacaatttaggttatgtcatagtgtaccacaatcctaatgctcgagactaatatgcagaagtcaacaaaagtcaatttgactcaaaatgattttcaaattttatacatgattatcatatagtttaaatatcatcgttttatatttttaaatatttttaatagatttattagagtaaataatataattcatttattaataaacaaaattttgtattaaaattatataataaaatatacttttatatatcttaaataatgaaatttgtaaagttcatttaatatcataaaaataatatgatatgtactattaatataattatattacacgtagtaaaatatctttgtatcacatatttatttgataaaataacattgataataataataagtaaaagttgtattattttgtaataataattattattattctattaataaaaatatcaatatttatatttactaaaaatgacattatgataaaatgataattttaattatgataactttaatatttacgatactttttaatattaactttaaaataataattctatttaaaatgataataataatgatattttataataacaatgacatttctattaaaataataatttttgttaaaatgatagttttaatactaacgatactttaaataataatagtaatgataaaaataataagaacgataattttatctaaatcaatatcttacaatattttaatttcatcatgatactcatactcattatttccaaatcgattcatttaatagcttttaaattatcttttatatcgcgttcgtgttaatgataataatagtaattataataattaggtgttactaatattagtttctaattataataatactaatggtaataaatattacgataatattaatgataatactaattataactttaacgataataacgatagtaataataataaaaataacaattttattgataatactttttattgataatgataataataataataataataataataataataataataataataataataataataataataataataataataataataataataataataataagataataacgacgataataataatcatttttaataatattacaaagattcaattgactataacttctaatccgttcatcgaaaccattcgatatctaaatgaaaagttcttaatttttcgttagctttccaacgacatgcatatcttataccttatctcaaccacatatgtaactaattcaaaattcaacatatcctatctaatggcaatatcaaaagtacaagcatgtataatcctatatactcgagcactagtcagggatacactattagtatgtaaaaattaaattatgagtactcacgtatcaatattgagattcaatattgcaggaaaggtacgtagacgcaacggagatgataaacactaaattgacctcacgagcatacccctgatccatacccataaccttcatagctataacccataattttcttagccttaTCCTACTCGCAAACTAGTTTTGAAAATTACTCGAACagtactccgtcgtagtattttatgtataaatactaataataacactagtaataataataataataataataataataatattaatcttgataataatactaataattattataatataaataataataataataataataataagaacaggGGGAGTAATATATcgatgtatatgtatgtgtgtatactgAAGCGAATTCGTTTGATTTAAAGACTTGGCCACCCATcttctgccatgcgatcgcatgacttgtgTGAGGGgcttccatgcaatcgcatggcccttaCATACAGCTCATATGCACTTAATCTCCTGCCGACACtcggtttaatatatattaatatatatatatatatatatatatatatatatatatatatatatatatatatatatatatatatatatatatatatatatatatatatatatatatatatattatatttaatttatataattacttatatattat
Proteins encoded in this region:
- the LOC139862162 gene encoding large ribosomal subunit protein eL20y-like, with translation MSYKFHQFQVVGRALPTETDEHPKIYRMKLWATNEVRAKSKFWYFLRKLKKVKKSNGQMLAINEIFEKNPTTIKNYGIWLRYQSRTGYHNMYKEYRDTTLNGSIEQMYTEMASRHRVRHHCIQVIKTATIPAKLCKRESTKQFHNSKIKFPLVFKKVRPPTRKLKTTYKASRPNLFV